The Bubalus bubalis isolate 160015118507 breed Murrah chromosome 8, NDDB_SH_1, whole genome shotgun sequence sequence ttcccttctccagcggatcttccccaccgaggaatcgaaccagggtctcctgcattgcaggtggattctttaccaactgagctatggtcACGTCCCTTCCCAAACCACAAGGTAGTTTTTAAAGTGGCCTGTCCACGTGATCTGCTTTGAGCAAGCTGTCTGGAGTCATCAAAGGGAAACCAACTTCAGTTAATTACCAATTATCCAAAACTTCATGAGTCCACTGAACGAGGACAGACTGTCTTTGTGTATTCTCCCCCAAGCCCCCCGATCTCCTAAGCATCTCACCTAACATAGGCCAGGTTGCCCCACCTTCCTCAATAAAATCTCAAAGTCAAAATATATCCTCCATTGCCTCATGATATCAAGATTTTATAAGTGCAGAGATAAATGAATCCATATATATAAAACCTCTTTATAAAATGCATTACCTGGAATTTGGTAATAAGCTTAATTTCAATAGGAAATCTAGAAATATATGCATCTGATTAATCAGAAGTAGTTATGGAATACATGTGTCCTGGCGGATTCACTTGAGATCTTGAGAGTATTTACCTTATGGTCATGTATTTTCATCTCAGCTAACTACTGCCCCTGTAGTGGTGCAATAATTCCTTCCTTCTTAGTAAAAGTGTCAGATCGCTCAGTCTTTTACCTCCAGAGGATAAGAGTGGATTTCAGGATCCACCCTAATTCTGTCAGGCTGGGAAGGCAGTAGATCAggggtgtgtatttgtgtgtctatgtgtagagGGGTTGCAGGTGGGGTTGTGGggaatatctattctttttttgctttaattgTGTCTTTTAATGAAAGCTCCAACTCATATGTGAACACAGCCAGttaaagcacagcacagcaggcttgTAAGTTTAAATTCCTGCAGACTTTATTAGAATCACAAGGAGGGCTgctacttaaaagctttttccctTTAAGACCACCTTTGATCTTTAGAGTATACTTTGgccaggcaggggaggggaaaTGTCTAGAGCCCAACAGATTTCTCATTAGCCCAACTTTCTTACCAGCTTGTTTCCATTTCACAGCCCTAGAAAGCTTAAAGGTCTTCCATGACACACTCATCATCTCGTGAGGCCTAAGGCCCGGAGCACTCTATAGCAGTTATCACAAAAGGAGCGCTTAAGGAATGTACTTATCAGATTGGGAGTAAGAGTTGGTCCAGTAGTTTCTCTGCCGTGCCTCTCTCAACACGCACTTCCGAGTAGCATTCTCCCATGCACGACAGGAGCAGGATGGGAAAGAATGAAACGCAAGAGTGCTGAATAGGCTAGTCTGTTACATCCCGCAGAAACTTCAAGGAATCACCCCCACCAGCCTACCCAAGATCAACTAAAGAGGCCATCTTCAACTCTAGATTATTTGAACAAACGGTTATTAACTGCACCCTTCTCCAAAGACTTCTTTCTTTAAAGGAATGGATTtcgaagagaaaaaaaaaaaaaaaaaaacatgggcaGAGAAGTATGgagtagaaaataaatacaaatgtaagCCATTTTGCTAATTGCTTTATAACCACAACAAACCAGTACAGAGAATGCCCCGTACAAAACCCAATAAAGGTTCAAAGATGGAGGATTCCCTTAGGCAGGGCTGAAGACTTCAGTCTCTGGTATTTGGACTTTAGGCTGCAGTCCTGGTTTTTGGATGGATCACTAGGTGTGTGGCACAGTCCATGCTTTTAACCAGATTTGAACAGGAGATTGGCCACTTGGCCCAGGTAGAAGCAGATGAAGATTTTGGTTTCATATGTCACATAACTACAGAAGTTCCTCCCCACGATGCAGTGCCAGACGGGGTTGTACTTCTTGTCAGACTCCTTCTTGATGTGGGCCACGATGTCCTTCTCTGTATTATACTTCTCCAGTGCCTGAGTAGCACACTCCACTGAGTCCAGTTGCATCTCCTCTGACATATCGGCATTCTTGATCACAGACTTTCAGTCACACATGCTCACCAAGGAGCAGGGGCTGGCCTTGGTCTCCTGGGGAAGGTGCTGGCCAGGCTCACACCTGCATAGCGAGGCGGTCACTACCAAAGCCATGAGTGTCTAAATTTCTATTCTTGATTTAGACAGAAGGCACAGATCCATGAGACTGTGGACCATGGGCCAGTAGGAGGCACTGTGGGTCCATGGTAAACAGGGTGTGCTGGGAGGGGTTGAGAGCCACCCTGGAGAGGGCAGCTTAAGGGAACCTTGGCTACATGCCTGCATCAGGGAGCaggtttgagttccttgagtgGTCCAGACACATGGACCCAGCACAGACTCCCCACTGCCCAGGGGAGTGGGGACTTGCCTGGAGCCTCAGGATGTGTCCAGGGGGCCGTCTCCTGCAGCAGCATGGGGAGTGGAGGGTGAGGGATTAGTGTGGCTGGTGAGGGCTGGGTGATGAGTGTCAGgcagggacaggaagagaagaaaaaggcatgtGATGGGCATATGGGGACATGGGGACAGTGCTTACCTCACACCCACCCTTTGCTGAGGGGctgtgcaggacagggaagggcATAGAGGAGTCCGCCATGGATCCTGCCAAGGGGTCCAGTGGATCAGGAAACAGCCTGCAGAGACACAGAGCAGTGACATCATAGGCAAACGCTCCaatcagggaagcaggagggtcaGCACTTTAGACCACTCTCCCCAGGAGTCCCACCTCCTGCCAGCAGTGGTCTTGGGTTCCTGATGCTGccatgggctccaggctcctctgctgtgtgACTCTCTGCCTTCTGGGAGCAGGTGAGtcctggacacagtgtgggagctTCTGAGATGTCGTCGCCTCCCTGAGATAGAAGCCTGGCGATGAGGGCGGCAGCAGGAGGCTTCCCCTGTGCTCTGCCCTCAGCTTCCTTGTCTCTTCTCAACAGGCCTGGTGGATTCTGGAGTCACCCAGACTCCCAAATACCTGATCAAATCAAGAAAGCAGCAAGCGACTCTGAGATGTTCCCCTCACTCTGGACACTTCTCTGTGTACTGGTACCAACAGGCCCCGGGCCAGGGCCCCCAGTTCCTCGTTCAGTATTACAACCAGAAAGTGAGTGGAGAATCTCACCTCCTGGATCGATTCTCAGGAAAACAGTTCAGTGACTCTCACTCTGAGCTGAACTTGAGCTCGTTGGAGCTGACGGACTCTGCCATGTATCTCTGTGCCAGCAGCCAAGACACAGACCTGCATGAGCAGATGCCTCTGGGACAAAAACACTCCTACCCCAGCTCAGGAAGTGGTTGCCAGGGTGTCAGTTGCCAGCCAGCGAGACCCAGACCCAGGTAGAACTGATAGACTTTCCCAGACACTCTTTCCTTTGTATGTTTTAATGCTCACAAAGATCATGCAAGACAAAGATTATTTTAACTGTTTATACATCTGatgggaagtgacttgcccaggtctCATATTTCCTAACTGCCAGACAAGGAATCAGAATCAAGGCTGTCCTCAATACCTGTGTTTCCTGCTCCCCATCTTTTAAAGGAGTTCGCTCCACATAGCTCTTACAGCTGACAAATCCAAATCTGCAGGTTGGACTGGTGAATCTAGAGGTTCAGGGAGAGCTGATGTTTAAGTTCAAAGGCCCAAGAACTGATGGTCCTGTTTGAAGGCCATCAGCCGAACAGTTGTCTCTTACCTGGGGGAGGATCAGACTTTTCCTTCTATACATATCTTCACTGGTTGGATGAGGCCCACTAAGACTGTGGAATGGAAGATCATCTGTTTCAAATGTTAATCTAATTTAATGTTAAAATCTACCTatttatatgttcagttcagttcagttcaatcgctcagtcatgtctgactctttgcgactccatgaatcacagcacgccaggcctccctgtccatcaccaactcccggagttcactcagactcacatccatcgaatcagtgatgctatgtagccatctcatcctctgttgtccccttctcctcctgcccccaatccctcccagcatcagagccttttccaatgagtcaactcttcgcataaggtggccaaagtactggagtttcagtttcaacatcattccctccaaagaaatcccagggctgatctccttcagaatggactccttggatctccttgcagtccaagggactctcaagagtcttctccaacaccacagttcaaaagcatcaattcttcggcgctcagccttcttcacagtccaactctcacatccatacatgaccactggaaaaaccatagccttgactagacggacctttgttggcaaagtaatgtctctgcttttgaatatgctgtctaggttggtcataactttccttccaaggagtaagtgtcttttaatttcatggctgcagtcaccatctgcagtgattttggagcccaaaaaaacaaagtctgacactgtttccactgtttccccatctatttgccatgaagtgatgggaccagatgccatgatcttcgttttctgaatgttgagttttaagccaattttttcactctcctctttcactttcatcaagaggcttttgagttcctcttcactttctgccataagggtggtgtcatctacatatctgaggttattgatatttctcccagcaatcttgattccaacttgtgcttcttccagcccagcgtttctcatgatgtactctgcatagaagttaaataagcaaggtgacagtatgcagccttgacgaactccttttcctgtttggaaccagtctgttgttccatgtccagttctaactgttgcttcctgacctgcatacatgtttctcaagaggcagatcaggtggtctggtattcccatctctttcagaattttccactctttattgtgatccacatagtcaaaggctttggtatagtcaataaagcagaaatagatgtttttctggaactctcttgctttttccatgatccagcagatgttggcaatttgatctctggttcctctgccttttctaaaaccagcttgaacatcaggaagttcacggttcacatattgctgaagcctggcttggagaatttatatGTTAACCTCTTCCAAAAATACCTTCACTTAACATCCAGAATAAAGTTTAATTAAATGTCTCTGGCATAGTCAAGGTGACATGTTCAATTAGCCACCACACCACCTTACTTTCATAAGTAT is a genomic window containing:
- the LOC112586557 gene encoding dynein light chain 1, cytoplasmic-like — protein: MSEEMQLDSVECATQALEKYNTEKDIVAHIKKESDKKYNPVWHCIVGRNFCSYVTYETKIFICFYLGQVANLLFKSG